Proteins encoded by one window of Halobaculum sp. MBLA0147:
- a CDS encoding DUF5821 family protein, with product MSTHIDAETEEDLLTQLFTEVDEDAILVDPSASLLAALGNVETDVLPTTLDVLARESVLKTVRDDFLIASDLADHVSTDRLTLRVFTGTPETTLLATPETLHAIIVGEGLDPVALPEDDTSVTADVCATSREQFSEAESFNLRTPGRTRALDRLGADVGTAVREDFEAILDTLEEVTDETIDEVTLALLVTARNEAQLYTISRWGEDVGLASRATFSRMKTELENAVLITTEKVPTDVGRPRLRLLLADDELAAADVDAFATVAQEKL from the coding sequence ATGTCAACGCATATCGATGCAGAGACTGAGGAAGACCTACTCACGCAACTGTTTACCGAGGTAGATGAGGACGCGATCCTTGTCGATCCATCAGCGTCGCTGCTCGCTGCACTTGGGAACGTCGAAACGGACGTGCTCCCGACCACGCTGGACGTACTGGCACGGGAGAGCGTGTTGAAGACTGTCCGCGACGACTTCCTGATCGCGTCGGACTTGGCTGATCACGTCTCGACAGATCGCCTCACTCTGCGGGTGTTCACTGGCACACCCGAGACGACGCTGCTCGCGACACCAGAGACACTGCACGCAATCATCGTTGGCGAGGGGCTTGACCCAGTAGCGCTCCCCGAGGATGATACAAGCGTGACTGCTGACGTGTGTGCGACCTCCCGTGAGCAGTTCAGCGAGGCGGAGTCGTTCAATCTCCGGACACCAGGGCGAACGCGTGCCCTTGACCGCCTTGGCGCTGATGTCGGGACCGCTGTCCGTGAGGACTTCGAGGCCATTCTCGACACACTCGAGGAGGTAACCGACGAGACGATCGACGAGGTGACACTCGCGTTGTTGGTGACTGCCCGCAACGAGGCCCAACTCTATACGATCAGTCGTTGGGGCGAGGATGTCGGACTTGCCTCGCGAGCCACGTTCTCACGGATGAAGACCGAACTTGAGAACGCTGTCCTGATCACTACCGAGAAGGTGCCGACTGACGTAGGCCGCCCGCGACTGCGACTGCTTCTCGCTGACGACGAGCTCGCCGCAGCGGACGTAGACGCGTTCGCGACGGTTGCACAAGAAAAGCTGTAG